A window of Aquitalea denitrificans contains these coding sequences:
- a CDS encoding ribonucleotide-diphosphate reductase subunit beta, translating to MLSFDDTPVQKPAVAPTDSNSAGRVNAVDKKVINGTTDVNQLVPFKHKWAWEKYLAQCANHWMPQEVNMQRDIEQWKTGQLSEDEMRIVKRNLGFFVTADSLAANNIVLGTYRQITSPECRQYLLRQAFDEAIHTHAYQYIVESLGLDEGEVFNAYNEIKSIRDKDEFLIPFIDVLCDPAFKTGTLENDQKLLRSLIVFACIMEGLFFYVGFVQILALGRQNKMTGAAEQYQYILRDESSHCNFGIDLINTIKLENPQLWTESFKAEIVELFKQAVELEYAYAEDTMPRGVLGLNASMFKEYLRFIANRRMQQIGLDQLFPGVNNPFPWMSEMIDLKKEKNFFETRVTEYQTGGALSWD from the coding sequence ATGTTGAGCTTTGACGACACCCCGGTACAAAAACCGGCCGTAGCCCCTACCGACAGCAACAGCGCAGGCCGCGTCAACGCCGTGGACAAGAAAGTCATCAACGGCACCACCGACGTCAACCAGCTGGTCCCGTTCAAACACAAATGGGCCTGGGAAAAATACCTGGCCCAATGTGCCAACCACTGGATGCCGCAAGAAGTGAACATGCAGCGTGACATCGAACAATGGAAAACCGGCCAGCTGTCCGAAGACGAAATGCGCATCGTCAAGCGCAACCTGGGTTTCTTCGTTACCGCCGACAGCCTGGCCGCCAACAACATCGTGCTGGGCACCTACCGCCAGATCACCAGCCCGGAATGCCGCCAATACCTGCTGCGTCAGGCCTTTGACGAAGCCATCCACACCCACGCCTACCAGTACATCGTGGAAAGCCTGGGCCTGGACGAAGGTGAAGTGTTCAACGCCTACAACGAAATCAAATCCATCCGTGACAAGGACGAATTCCTGATTCCGTTCATCGACGTACTGTGCGACCCCGCCTTCAAGACCGGCACCCTGGAAAACGACCAGAAGCTGCTGCGCTCGCTGATCGTGTTTGCCTGCATCATGGAAGGCCTGTTCTTCTACGTCGGCTTCGTGCAAATCCTGGCACTGGGCCGTCAGAACAAGATGACCGGCGCTGCCGAGCAATACCAGTACATCCTGCGTGACGAATCCAGCCACTGCAATTTCGGTATCGACCTGATCAACACCATCAAGCTGGAAAACCCGCAGCTGTGGACCGAAAGCTTCAAAGCCGAGATCGTCGAGCTGTTCAAACAGGCCGTGGAACTGGAGTACGCCTACGCCGAAGACACCATGCCGCGTGGCGTGCTGGGCCTTAACGCCAGCATGTTCAAGGAATACCTGCGCTTTATTGCCAATCGTCGCATGCAGCAGATTGGCCTGGACCAGTTGTTCCCGGGTGTGAACAACCCATTCCCGTGGATGAGCGAGATGATTGACTTGAAGAAGGAGAAGAACTTCTTTGAGACCCGCGTGACGGAGTATCAGACTGGCGGGGCGTTGAGCTGGGATTGA
- a CDS encoding anti-phage dCTP deaminase, which yields MPLKKNQETISTLFAERKKFVLIGLTGRTGSGCTTAANILESAPTFPTVSSINIGNTPFYQGNDVLRYNILREYALKNFKKFYSIKVSDLISAYLLSTDAEEVANFISKSCTPPVPIEKISEILKNGEFSRGNIKKYRQSFEKIIDHSTKFTMTDSEKSKFNLILKMVRVFTAKFKMELNKINPDLYIYTYQAAGNSIRKIGKISSNYQEMEFIPESIFHLPETINRIIKLIRKINDHVFIVIDAIRNPFEARFFKDRYSAFYLVSVNAPDDDRKSYLQDVHKFSVDKFDEIELRESGKTKISHADFISQNVKKCIEMADIHIFNPRNELGNNNVLKAQLAWYFSLMLHPGLVTPRTIERVMQVAYTAKSNSGCISRQVGAVITDHENSTKAIGWNDVAKGQVSCNLRSFEGLMNSFDEITYSKYERNSSEFRNAAQKRYTEISSIDKDSGRNHSYCFKDIKNEMDKKGNQVHTRALHAEENAFLQLTKHGGMGIQGGKLYTTASPCELCAKKAYQLGIEEIIYIDPYPGIAQDHILSIGSKQPQLIQFTGAVGKGFHQLYEPILPYKDELDYITSDN from the coding sequence ATGCCACTCAAAAAGAATCAAGAGACAATTTCGACGCTATTTGCAGAGAGAAAAAAATTTGTCCTTATCGGGCTAACTGGCAGAACCGGATCAGGATGCACTACAGCAGCAAATATTCTTGAGTCAGCACCCACATTCCCAACTGTTAGCTCAATAAATATTGGCAATACTCCATTTTACCAAGGGAATGATGTATTGCGTTACAACATTCTTCGGGAATATGCATTAAAAAACTTCAAAAAATTCTACTCAATAAAAGTTAGCGACTTAATATCCGCATACTTACTTTCTACAGATGCAGAGGAAGTCGCAAACTTCATAAGCAAGTCTTGTACTCCTCCAGTCCCCATAGAAAAAATAAGTGAAATTTTAAAAAATGGAGAATTTAGCAGGGGGAATATTAAAAAATACCGCCAATCGTTTGAAAAAATAATTGATCACAGCACCAAATTCACTATGACAGATAGTGAAAAAAGTAAATTCAACCTCATTCTGAAAATGGTTAGAGTATTTACCGCCAAATTCAAGATGGAACTCAATAAAATCAACCCAGATCTATACATATACACCTACCAGGCCGCCGGAAATTCCATTAGGAAAATTGGAAAAATTAGCAGCAACTATCAAGAAATGGAATTTATCCCAGAATCAATATTTCATTTACCAGAAACCATAAACAGAATAATAAAATTAATTCGAAAAATAAATGACCATGTCTTTATTGTTATTGATGCCATAAGAAATCCATTTGAGGCAAGATTTTTCAAGGACAGATATTCAGCATTCTATCTTGTATCAGTAAATGCCCCGGACGATGATAGAAAATCTTACTTACAAGATGTGCACAAATTTAGCGTTGACAAATTTGATGAAATAGAGCTCAGAGAATCTGGAAAAACGAAAATTAGCCATGCAGATTTTATCAGTCAAAATGTTAAAAAATGCATTGAAATGGCAGACATTCATATATTCAATCCCAGAAATGAGCTAGGAAACAATAACGTACTTAAAGCACAGTTAGCATGGTACTTTTCGCTCATGCTGCATCCGGGCTTGGTAACACCACGAACGATAGAACGAGTAATGCAAGTTGCATACACAGCCAAGTCAAACTCAGGATGTATATCAAGACAAGTTGGCGCAGTCATAACAGACCACGAAAACTCGACAAAAGCAATTGGCTGGAATGACGTTGCGAAAGGGCAAGTATCATGCAATCTAAGATCTTTTGAAGGATTAATGAATAGCTTTGATGAAATTACCTACAGTAAATACGAGAGAAACTCATCCGAGTTTAGAAATGCAGCACAGAAAAGATACACTGAAATCTCAAGCATAGATAAAGATAGCGGAAGAAATCACTCATACTGCTTTAAGGATATTAAAAATGAAATGGATAAAAAAGGCAACCAAGTACACACAAGGGCGCTCCATGCCGAAGAAAACGCATTTTTGCAACTAACAAAGCATGGCGGCATGGGAATACAGGGAGGGAAGTTATATACAACTGCAAGCCCATGTGAACTCTGCGCCAAAAAGGCTTATCAACTTGGGATTGAAGAAATTATTTATATCGACCCATATCCAGGAATTGCTCAGGATCATATTTTATCAATTGGCAGCAAACAACCCCAACTTATTCAATTTACAGGGGCAGTTGGTAAGGGATTTCATCAACTATACGAACCAATTCTCCCTTACAAAGACGAATTAGATTACATAACGAGTGACAATTAA